The following coding sequences lie in one Paracidovorax avenae genomic window:
- a CDS encoding carbohydrate-binding protein: MSKQTLTVVRPLLVTPAMLVGSNVPESDHPPWSAGTTYAKGVRAIQASTHRVYQSTQDGNVGKDPATDPSGAWVEVGATNRWKAFDRSVSSQTAQASSIQYRLRPGQAVTSMAALHITGAIRMRVRMVDPAYGTVYDRTEDLSWVPAASDWWEWYFGEHRAPSQSVLMDLPSFPGADVLIDLDGTAALAVGVLLLGQVRTFALGVKAGARVGIQDYSRKERTDFGDVVVVERAFARRASFSLLLDAAEVDTFNDFLAEVRATPCLWIGSSRYESTTVYGFYKSFDIVISYYDYSDSELELEGLT; encoded by the coding sequence ATGAGCAAGCAGACATTGACGGTGGTGCGGCCTTTGTTGGTCACGCCGGCCATGCTCGTGGGCAGCAACGTGCCGGAGTCCGACCATCCCCCATGGTCGGCGGGCACGACCTATGCCAAGGGCGTGCGCGCCATCCAGGCATCGACGCACAGGGTGTACCAGAGCACGCAGGACGGCAACGTGGGCAAGGACCCTGCGACGGATCCGTCCGGCGCCTGGGTGGAAGTGGGAGCGACGAACCGCTGGAAGGCCTTCGACCGGTCGGTGAGTTCGCAGACCGCGCAGGCCTCCAGCATCCAGTACCGGCTGCGGCCCGGGCAGGCCGTCACGTCGATGGCGGCCCTGCACATCACGGGAGCGATCCGCATGCGCGTGCGCATGGTCGATCCGGCCTACGGCACGGTGTACGACCGTACCGAAGACCTGTCGTGGGTACCGGCCGCATCGGATTGGTGGGAGTGGTATTTCGGCGAACACCGGGCTCCCAGCCAATCGGTGCTGATGGACCTGCCGAGCTTTCCCGGCGCGGATGTTCTGATCGATCTCGATGGCACGGCCGCCCTGGCCGTGGGCGTGCTGCTGCTGGGCCAGGTGCGGACTTTCGCCCTGGGCGTGAAGGCGGGTGCGCGCGTCGGCATCCAGGACTACAGCCGCAAGGAGCGAACGGATTTCGGGGACGTGGTGGTGGTGGAGAGGGCCTTCGCCCGGCGCGCCAGCTTCTCGCTGCTGCTCGATGCCGCGGAGGTGGACACCTTCAACGACTTCCTGGCGGAAGTGCGCGCCACCCCCTGCCTCTGGATCGGCTCTTCCCGATACGAATCGACCACGGTGTACGGCTTCTACAAGAGCTTCGACATCGTGATTTCCTACTACGACTACTCGGACTCCGAACTGGAGCTGGAAGGCCTCACATGA